The proteins below come from a single Bacteroidales bacterium genomic window:
- a CDS encoding thiamine pyrophosphate-binding protein, which yields MKKNLSFYKVLNSRSELAENRVITVTAGRKQIALSHFEGKLCALDNQCPHQGGPLGEGSIENGILRCPWHGWDYHPCTGLAPGFDDGAHPYPVEEREDGIYVGVEEEKLQEPTVSDVMAETMVNWGVDTVFGMVGHSNLGLADAFRRQDEKGKLKFIGVRHEGAGAFAASAYGKLTGTPAACFSIAGPGATNMYTGLWDAKVDRAPILALTGQVATQVVGTGNFQEVDLVRAFQTVAEFNHRVQTDSRHAELMALAVKHAVLKRDVSHLTFPDEIQEIPAGEEKAQTPEGRISLPDYAPSEKSLGEAVKLIRNSRRPVLIVGHGARFHMEAVLPFAERLKAPVLTTFKGKGLISDAHPLAAGVLGRSGTPVASWFMNESDLLIVLGASFSNHTGITPKKPTIQIDFDPLSLSKFHKIDAPVLGEISVTLDLISRELEGKLNTADQVPELNARRKIWLEEKMNRLKEDRGNGISSIAVFENLSRLVPENAVICVDVGNNAYSLGRYFECRQQSFLMSGYLGSIGFAFPAAMGAWAATRGKRPVVAVAGDGGFAQYMAELTTSVKYGMNIKLILLNNHELGKISKEQRSGELEVFATDLVNPDFAEYAKGCGALGIRVNERTELPGAMQEILEHEGTALLELMTDVFLV from the coding sequence ATGAAAAAGAATCTAAGCTTTTACAAAGTACTTAACAGCAGATCAGAGCTGGCGGAGAACCGGGTGATAACGGTGACAGCCGGCCGGAAACAAATTGCACTTTCCCATTTTGAAGGAAAACTTTGTGCGCTGGATAATCAGTGTCCGCACCAGGGAGGTCCGCTGGGTGAGGGGAGTATAGAGAACGGTATTTTACGATGCCCCTGGCATGGATGGGATTATCACCCCTGTACCGGATTAGCTCCGGGCTTCGATGATGGTGCTCATCCTTATCCGGTGGAGGAGAGAGAGGATGGAATATATGTGGGAGTTGAGGAGGAAAAACTGCAAGAGCCCACAGTTTCGGATGTTATGGCCGAAACCATGGTAAACTGGGGGGTAGACACCGTATTTGGAATGGTGGGACATTCGAACCTTGGACTGGCCGATGCTTTCAGACGACAGGATGAAAAGGGAAAGCTGAAATTCATAGGGGTCCGTCACGAAGGTGCCGGCGCGTTTGCGGCCAGTGCCTACGGCAAGCTGACCGGCACTCCTGCCGCCTGCTTTTCCATTGCAGGTCCCGGGGCCACCAATATGTATACGGGTTTGTGGGATGCCAAGGTTGACCGGGCCCCCATACTTGCATTAACAGGGCAGGTAGCCACCCAGGTGGTTGGTACCGGGAATTTCCAGGAGGTGGATCTGGTCCGGGCATTTCAGACCGTTGCAGAATTCAACCACCGGGTACAGACGGACAGCCGGCATGCCGAACTGATGGCACTGGCCGTAAAGCATGCCGTTTTAAAACGGGATGTTTCACATCTTACTTTCCCGGATGAAATCCAGGAGATCCCTGCCGGGGAGGAAAAGGCACAAACGCCTGAAGGAAGAATCAGTCTTCCGGATTATGCTCCCTCAGAAAAAAGCCTCGGGGAAGCAGTGAAACTTATCAGGAATTCAAGAAGACCGGTTTTAATCGTCGGACATGGGGCGAGATTTCATATGGAGGCCGTTCTGCCTTTTGCTGAACGATTGAAGGCTCCGGTGCTGACCACCTTCAAAGGCAAGGGCCTGATTTCCGATGCACATCCCCTGGCTGCGGGCGTACTGGGAAGAAGCGGAACCCCGGTTGCCTCCTGGTTTATGAACGAAAGTGACCTGTTGATCGTACTGGGGGCTTCTTTCTCCAACCATACCGGGATTACGCCAAAAAAACCGACTATTCAGATAGATTTCGATCCGCTTTCGCTGAGTAAATTCCACAAAATTGATGCCCCGGTGCTGGGAGAGATTTCAGTCACCCTTGATCTGATATCCCGGGAACTGGAAGGCAAACTGAATACTGCAGATCAGGTCCCTGAACTGAATGCCAGGCGGAAGATCTGGCTGGAGGAAAAGATGAATAGACTTAAGGAAGACCGGGGTAATGGGATAAGTTCTATCGCTGTATTTGAGAATCTTTCCCGGCTGGTACCTGAAAATGCGGTGATTTGTGTGGATGTCGGGAACAATGCGTATTCCCTGGGAAGATATTTTGAATGCAGGCAGCAAAGCTTTCTTATGTCGGGCTACTTGGGTTCCATCGGGTTTGCTTTTCCGGCGGCAATGGGGGCATGGGCAGCGACCCGTGGTAAACGCCCGGTCGTTGCCGTTGCCGGAGATGGGGGTTTTGCACAATATATGGCTGAGCTGACCACTTCTGTAAAATATGGCATGAATATCAAGCTGATCCTTCTTAACAATCATGAACTTGGAAAGATCTCCAAAGAACAACGTTCAGGAGAACTGGAGGTGTTTGCTACAGACCTGGTCAATCCGGATTTTGCAGAGTATGCAAAGGGATGTGGAGCGTTGGGAATCCGGGTGAATGAGAGGACCGAACTTCCCGGGGCTATGCAGGAAATACTGGAGCATGAAGGGACCGCCTTATTGGAGCTAATGACAGATGTGTTCCTGGTGTAA
- a CDS encoding DUF3179 domain-containing protein, which produces MAQKNPRNLDIHWNTDTSRRTVSLEEFTALLKPDGIPPIDQPKFWGAGKASAVFFKHEPVIAVEIDGEAKAYPLSILTYHEIVNDSLGGIPVAASYCPLCNAAIVFDRRLAFNGKQWLLDFGVSGMLRNSDLVMWDRQTESWWQQFMGEALVGELAGAQLTYLPSMIISMEEFIKTYPDGRILSTNTGRSMEYGTNPYTGYDDLGNSQPRLYSGEVDPRLPAMERVIDIHVHGKYKIYPRSVIQTKGVINDHFEGRDIVIFYTSKTVSVLDESQISESREVGSVTVFSPLIGERKLTFQKKAEGFLDDQTGSLWSITGKCVSGELEGESLWPLVHGNHFAFAWFAFHPDTEIYE; this is translated from the coding sequence ATGGCTCAAAAGAATCCCAGAAACCTTGATATTCATTGGAATACGGACACTTCAAGACGAACTGTCTCCCTGGAAGAATTTACGGCGCTGCTTAAACCTGATGGAATCCCCCCTATCGATCAACCCAAATTCTGGGGAGCAGGGAAGGCCTCTGCGGTATTTTTTAAACATGAGCCGGTTATAGCGGTTGAGATTGACGGAGAGGCAAAAGCCTATCCTCTGAGCATATTGACCTATCATGAAATTGTGAACGACAGTCTTGGAGGAATACCTGTTGCTGCAAGCTATTGTCCTTTGTGTAATGCGGCCATTGTATTTGACCGGCGACTGGCTTTCAATGGAAAGCAGTGGCTCCTTGATTTTGGAGTATCCGGCATGCTCCGGAACAGTGATTTGGTGATGTGGGACAGGCAAACGGAAAGCTGGTGGCAGCAATTTATGGGTGAAGCGCTTGTGGGGGAACTGGCCGGGGCACAGCTGACTTATTTGCCGTCCATGATTATTTCCATGGAGGAATTCATTAAAACCTACCCGGATGGACGCATCCTTTCAACCAACACCGGTCGGAGCATGGAATACGGGACTAATCCTTATACCGGATATGACGATTTGGGAAATAGCCAACCCAGATTGTATTCGGGCGAAGTAGATCCGCGCCTTCCTGCCATGGAGAGAGTTATTGATATCCATGTACACGGGAAATATAAAATTTATCCACGGTCCGTCATCCAGACGAAAGGAGTTATAAATGATCATTTTGAGGGCAGGGACATCGTTATTTTTTATACTTCAAAAACGGTTTCCGTCCTGGATGAATCTCAAATATCGGAATCCAGGGAAGTCGGATCCGTCACGGTGTTCAGTCCGCTTATTGGTGAAAGGAAATTAACATTTCAAAAGAAAGCGGAAGGCTTTTTGGATGATCAGACAGGTTCCCTCTGGAGCATTACCGGAAAGTGTGTTTCAGGAGAGCTGGAAGGAGAATCTTTGTGGCCGCTCGTGCACGGAAACCATTTTGCTTTTGCCTGGTTTGCATTTCATCCGGATACCGAGATCTATGAATAG
- a CDS encoding carboxymuconolactone decarboxylase family protein yields MVRFKLHTPETAPEKTKEILIGALEQNGFLPNLYRIMAESPELLKAYAQMTQLFTETSLSPEEKNIVWLTVSYHNQCQYCMAIHSMVAEMFKLPDEMIEALRTGQLIKNEKWQALRKFTELLVEKRGWASEEEIQKFLDAGYTRKHVLELVVGIAQKIISNYVNHITHTPLDEQIVNYQWEATPG; encoded by the coding sequence ATGGTAAGATTCAAATTACATACCCCTGAAACTGCTCCAGAAAAAACAAAGGAAATTCTAATCGGAGCCTTAGAACAAAATGGATTTCTCCCCAATTTATATAGGATAATGGCTGAATCGCCTGAGTTATTAAAAGCTTATGCACAAATGACCCAGCTTTTTACAGAAACATCCTTGAGCCCGGAGGAGAAGAATATTGTGTGGCTGACGGTGAGTTACCACAACCAGTGCCAGTACTGCATGGCTATTCATTCCATGGTGGCAGAAATGTTCAAACTCCCGGATGAGATGATCGAAGCTCTGCGGACAGGACAACTAATAAAAAACGAAAAATGGCAGGCACTCAGAAAATTTACCGAATTGTTGGTAGAAAAGCGCGGCTGGGCATCGGAAGAAGAAATTCAGAAATTCCTTGATGCGGGTTATACCCGGAAACATGTGTTGGAACTAGTGGTGGGGATAGCTCAGAAGATAATCAGCAATTATGTAAATCATATCACGCATACACCTCTGGATGAGCAAATTGTGAATTATCAATGGGAGGCCACGCCGGGTTAA
- a CDS encoding DinB family protein: MKKVAKENLEQLYDLLQKIPVDAYKGKAEVLYGASVGQHIRHILEFYLLMISGSIEGVISYDKRRRDLRIENETEYAGRVIRKITKSLDLLSEEDPVLFEGDFTADSSGMKSNISSVGRELAYCIEHSIHHQALIKAGLIGMGLPELTDEHFGVAYSTIRYRDTSCAR, encoded by the coding sequence ATGAAAAAAGTGGCCAAAGAGAATCTTGAACAACTGTATGACCTTTTGCAGAAAATTCCTGTCGATGCTTATAAGGGCAAAGCTGAAGTATTATACGGAGCATCCGTAGGACAACACATCCGGCATATCCTGGAATTCTACCTGCTGATGATCTCCGGATCGATTGAAGGAGTTATTAGTTACGACAAACGCAGACGGGATCTGCGTATTGAGAATGAAACGGAGTATGCCGGCAGAGTAATCAGAAAAATTACAAAAAGCCTGGACCTGCTCAGCGAAGAAGATCCGGTGTTGTTTGAAGGAGATTTCACTGCAGATTCATCAGGTATGAAAAGCAACATAAGTTCAGTGGGCCGAGAACTGGCGTATTGCATTGAGCATAGCATTCACCATCAGGCCCTCATTAAGGCCGGTCTTATTGGGATGGGCCTGCCGGAGCTCACCGATGAACATTTTGGAGTGGCATATTCAACCATTCGTTACAGAGATACATCATGTGCACGGTAA
- a CDS encoding DsrE family protein produces the protein MSFSDTMAQSNDETGDTDKLVIVWSSDDPYLAERMVFMYAHAAKTAGWFSEVTLIIWGPSAKLASENRLIQEKLKAMQDDGVIIEACIACARAYEVDDDLKNLGFEVKGMGKALTDYLKSDARVLTF, from the coding sequence ATGAGTTTTTCAGACACAATGGCCCAATCGAATGACGAGACAGGCGACACGGATAAACTTGTAATAGTCTGGTCCAGCGACGACCCTTATCTTGCCGAGCGTATGGTTTTTATGTATGCCCATGCAGCAAAAACTGCTGGTTGGTTTTCTGAAGTCACCCTTATTATCTGGGGCCCCTCCGCAAAACTGGCTTCAGAAAACAGATTGATCCAGGAGAAACTGAAGGCCATGCAGGATGACGGGGTCATCATAGAAGCCTGTATCGCCTGTGCCCGCGCTTATGAAGTTGACGATGATCTGAAGAACCTTGGCTTTGAAGTTAAGGGCATGGGGAAAGCTCTTACAGATTATCTGAAATCGGATGCCAGGGTTTTAACCTTCTAA
- a CDS encoding PAS domain S-box protein, translating into MKKANLAKGQELEAIARLKSDWISNWIIDQLFDAKVIAQNGILIARLEIWLNEPSAENKRRVSQFLEIIKAEHGYEGIFIAGEAGKFLLSSNGKEYSMAPFLKEKVQQSLQSQSVLTTDLYWCPVHDTIHMDFISPLNLPGRAGTEALVFQFDPNKFLYPHVQSWPTVSKTSETLLYRVSGDNILFLNELKHKKNTALKYTLPLTEKQVVAVKAVNTSLEGFVEGKDYRGREVLGYVNKIPYTEWVMVSKTDKKELFSSLYHEMAIVIFMVAFLLLFLAAGMAFLYNSRQKSIYRDLYKQQEYYRITLNSIGDAVISTNHLGKVEFLNPVAEKITGWMNRKAQGKNLEEVFKIINEESRQAVESSVQKVLREGNVVGLANHTVLLSKDGREIPIADSGAPIKNEKGEITGVVLVFRDQSEEREYLNKISQSEAQYRELVESTDAIAWEYDLVKDKWIYVAPQVSDKLGWLPAEWTNLEFWKNNVHPDEREEVTSYCFECTAKGEPHSLEYRFRSKDGPYIWLRDIVSVELQENKPVILRGVMFDISERKNAEIQLKDREFWLSESQRVGKIGSYDFDIVKNHWSSSEVLDQIFGISKENSHSLASWFAHIHPEQRQEMQEYFQNEVLKARKPFDKEYKIIRQNDGAERWVCGLGELRFNEKGEPVGMFGTIQDITERKLFSQQLLESEELVRKAVLLAPIPMMVHDEEGNVLNISEGWTHFSGYTLEDIPTLKEWTEKAYGGKAIEVEDYVTGLFNEDETILSGEFEIAAKSGEKRIWNFYTTPLGKLNDKTKLMLSLAPDITQRKRVQVELEEAKEKAEEGERLKTAFLANMSHEIRTPLNGILGFTNLIARDDNMTSDKKKWYASIINKSAEGLLKIINDILDISKLETGKAIIVPVPFDIDKTFFTLHSIFQKKLTDTEKKAVRLILKNPGEPLVFHTDETRLIQVFSNLLDNALRFTSKGSITFGISGIQGNKAEFFVADTGIGIAKENQEAIFDRFSQGDLQSRSYG; encoded by the coding sequence GTGAAAAAAGCCAACCTGGCCAAGGGCCAGGAACTGGAAGCCATCGCCAGGCTGAAATCGGATTGGATTTCTAACTGGATTATAGATCAATTGTTTGATGCTAAAGTGATTGCACAAAACGGGATTCTGATTGCCCGGCTTGAAATATGGCTGAATGAACCCAGCGCGGAGAATAAGCGGAGAGTGAGCCAATTTCTGGAAATTATAAAAGCGGAACACGGGTATGAAGGGATCTTTATCGCCGGGGAAGCCGGCAAATTTTTACTTTCTTCCAACGGAAAGGAATATTCCATGGCTCCCTTTCTGAAGGAAAAGGTGCAACAATCCCTGCAAAGCCAATCGGTTTTGACAACAGATTTGTACTGGTGCCCTGTTCACGATACAATCCATATGGATTTTATTTCCCCGCTAAATCTGCCGGGCCGCGCAGGAACAGAGGCCCTGGTATTTCAATTCGACCCGAATAAGTTCCTATACCCGCATGTCCAATCATGGCCAACGGTGAGTAAAACTTCAGAAACCCTCCTGTATAGAGTTTCCGGAGACAATATCCTGTTCTTAAATGAATTGAAACATAAAAAGAATACGGCTCTGAAATACACCCTGCCCTTAACGGAAAAACAAGTAGTGGCTGTAAAGGCGGTAAATACAAGCCTCGAGGGATTTGTTGAAGGCAAAGATTACAGGGGTAGAGAGGTTCTGGGATATGTTAATAAAATCCCTTATACCGAGTGGGTCATGGTATCAAAGACAGATAAAAAAGAGTTGTTCTCCTCGCTGTATCATGAGATGGCCATAGTTATTTTTATGGTGGCTTTTCTCCTCCTTTTTCTGGCAGCAGGGATGGCTTTTTTATACAATTCCCGTCAAAAATCGATTTATAGGGATTTATACAAACAGCAGGAATATTACCGTATTACCCTTAACAGCATCGGGGATGCGGTAATTTCAACCAACCACCTCGGAAAAGTGGAATTTCTGAATCCGGTGGCGGAAAAGATTACCGGCTGGATGAACCGGAAAGCTCAGGGAAAAAATCTGGAGGAAGTCTTCAAAATCATAAACGAAGAAAGCAGGCAGGCAGTTGAAAGCTCTGTTCAAAAGGTATTACGTGAAGGGAATGTGGTGGGTTTGGCCAATCACACCGTATTGCTTTCGAAAGACGGGAGAGAAATTCCCATTGCCGACAGTGGTGCCCCCATTAAAAATGAAAAAGGAGAAATAACCGGAGTGGTGCTGGTCTTCCGCGACCAGAGCGAGGAAAGAGAGTACCTGAACAAAATAAGTCAAAGCGAGGCTCAATATCGCGAATTGGTTGAATCGACCGATGCCATCGCCTGGGAATATGATTTGGTTAAAGATAAATGGATATATGTAGCCCCCCAGGTAAGCGATAAACTGGGCTGGCTTCCGGCGGAATGGACCAATCTGGAATTCTGGAAAAACAACGTTCATCCCGATGAGAGGGAAGAGGTCACCTCTTATTGTTTTGAATGTACAGCCAAAGGGGAGCCACACTCCCTGGAATATCGTTTCAGAAGCAAAGATGGTCCATATATCTGGCTGCGTGATATCGTCTCGGTTGAACTGCAGGAAAACAAGCCGGTTATACTTCGCGGAGTGATGTTTGATATTTCGGAAAGAAAAAATGCCGAAATTCAACTTAAAGACAGGGAGTTCTGGCTATCTGAGTCACAAAGAGTAGGAAAAATTGGCTCCTATGATTTTGATATAGTTAAAAACCATTGGTCCTCCTCGGAAGTACTGGATCAGATTTTTGGTATATCAAAAGAAAATTCGCATTCACTTGCAAGCTGGTTTGCCCATATTCATCCGGAACAAAGACAGGAGATGCAGGAATATTTCCAAAATGAAGTGCTTAAAGCAAGAAAACCCTTTGACAAAGAGTATAAAATTATCCGGCAAAACGACGGGGCAGAACGATGGGTCTGCGGGCTGGGTGAACTCCGTTTTAATGAAAAGGGGGAACCGGTCGGAATGTTCGGCACCATTCAGGATATCACCGAACGGAAATTATTTAGTCAGCAACTTCTGGAAAGCGAGGAGCTGGTCAGGAAAGCGGTCTTGCTGGCCCCCATACCAATGATGGTTCATGATGAGGAGGGGAATGTCCTGAACATCAGTGAAGGCTGGACACACTTTTCAGGGTATACACTGGAAGATATTCCCACCCTGAAAGAATGGACAGAAAAGGCATACGGAGGTAAAGCCATTGAAGTTGAAGATTATGTGACCGGATTGTTTAATGAGGATGAAACCATACTGAGCGGTGAATTTGAAATAGCTGCAAAATCGGGCGAAAAAAGAATCTGGAACTTCTATACCACCCCGCTTGGAAAATTGAACGACAAAACTAAATTAATGCTCAGCCTGGCGCCTGATATCACACAGCGAAAAAGGGTGCAGGTCGAATTGGAAGAAGCAAAAGAAAAAGCCGAGGAGGGCGAACGATTAAAAACTGCCTTTCTTGCCAACATGAGTCACGAAATAAGAACCCCGCTGAATGGCATTCTCGGTTTTACCAACCTTATTGCCAGGGATGATAATATGACCAGTGATAAAAAAAAGTGGTATGCTTCCATCATTAACAAAAGTGCAGAGGGGCTGCTAAAAATCATCAATGACATCCTTGATATTTCGAAGCTCGAAACCGGGAAAGCCATTATTGTACCGGTACCCTTTGATATTGATAAAACATTTTTTACCCTTCATTCGATTTTTCAAAAAAAGCTGACTGATACCGAAAAGAAAGCGGTGAGATTGATTCTTAAAAACCCCGGTGAGCCGCTGGTGTTTCATACGGACGAAACAAGGCTGATACAAGTTTTTTCCAATCTTCTGGATAACGCATTGCGCTTCACTTCCAAGGGCTCTATCACTTTTGGAATATCCGGAATACAAGGGAACAAAGCAGAATTTTTTGTGGCAGATACGGGGATCGGAATCGCCAAAGAAAATCAGGAGGCCATTTTCGATCGCTTCAGTCAGGGCGATTTACAATCAAGAAGTTATGGCTGA
- a CDS encoding NRDE family protein produces MCTVSYIPPRSDRGFILTSNRDERVHRDTIAPRVYNIGRVQLCYPKDAVAGGSWIAASDNGRLACLLNGGFAPHEKQTHHTHSRGRVLVDLVASLQTPMIFFSYYDLSRTEPFTVVTIDLKDGEISEFSEFTWDGSKKYLKNLDPKRPYLWSSVTLYSETDRNLRQHWFKQFLIEQGMGISPEQVFSFHSGRHTPDERVNLIMRRDDELKTVSITQVSPDKGSLAMKYLDLVERSEHLKKI; encoded by the coding sequence ATGTGCACGGTAAGTTATATACCTCCCCGGAGCGATAGAGGTTTTATTCTTACCTCAAACCGGGATGAACGGGTGCATCGTGATACAATTGCACCCAGGGTCTATAACATTGGACGGGTGCAACTGTGTTATCCTAAAGATGCGGTGGCCGGAGGCTCATGGATCGCTGCAAGTGATAACGGTCGTCTTGCATGCTTGCTGAACGGTGGATTTGCACCTCATGAAAAACAAACACATCATACCCATAGCAGAGGCAGGGTGCTGGTCGATCTGGTTGCCTCTCTGCAGACCCCGATGATCTTTTTCAGTTATTACGATCTTTCACGGACAGAACCATTTACAGTGGTGACCATTGATCTGAAGGACGGTGAAATATCTGAATTTTCGGAGTTTACCTGGGACGGCTCAAAGAAATACCTGAAAAATCTGGACCCGAAAAGGCCTTATCTCTGGTCGTCCGTTACCCTTTATTCTGAAACTGACCGGAACCTGCGGCAACATTGGTTTAAGCAATTTCTCATTGAACAGGGTATGGGGATAAGCCCGGAACAGGTATTCTCCTTTCATTCCGGGCGGCATACACCCGATGAACGAGTTAATCTTATTATGCGCCGGGATGATGAATTGAAAACGGTGAGTATTACCCAGGTAAGTCCCGATAAAGGGTCCCTTGCCATGAAATATCTTGACCTGGTCGAAAGGTCGGAACATTTGAAAAAGATATGA
- a CDS encoding peroxiredoxin-like family protein, protein MKKLTLLLSLMLFALFSAEAQLAEKAEDISPLLIGETLPDAVIRTPDGNAIKLLEVIGQKPSVILFYRGGWCPFCNAHLAEIQGVQNDVVGLGYQIIAISPDSPENLKSTDGKQKLAYSLYSDSEGELIEAMGIAFKAPEGAFDRLFEWSGGLNDGFLPVPSVFVTDTSGKITFEYINPDYRTRLSAGLLLAVLKQLNKEQK, encoded by the coding sequence ATGAAAAAGTTAACATTATTGTTGAGTCTTATGCTGTTTGCCTTGTTTTCGGCAGAAGCACAGTTAGCTGAAAAAGCGGAGGATATCTCGCCGTTACTGATTGGAGAAACCTTGCCCGACGCTGTAATTAGAACACCCGATGGCAATGCGATTAAGTTGTTGGAAGTAATCGGACAAAAACCTTCTGTGATTTTGTTTTACCGCGGAGGATGGTGTCCGTTTTGCAATGCCCATTTGGCTGAAATACAGGGAGTCCAAAACGATGTAGTAGGTCTTGGTTACCAGATTATTGCCATCAGCCCCGATTCGCCAGAGAACCTGAAGTCCACGGACGGAAAACAAAAGCTGGCCTACAGCCTCTATTCTGACTCTGAAGGGGAACTTATCGAAGCGATGGGTATAGCGTTTAAAGCACCGGAAGGAGCCTTCGACAGGCTTTTTGAATGGTCGGGTGGATTGAATGACGGCTTTTTGCCGGTGCCTTCTGTTTTTGTGACCGACACTAGCGGGAAAATCACCTTTGAATACATCAATCCTGATTACAGGACCCGCTTGAGTGCCGGGCTTCTATTGGCAGTGCTTAAACAGCTGAATAAGGAGCAGAAATAG
- a CDS encoding TetR/AcrR family transcriptional regulator, with protein sequence MPRNKTYNDDQVLEKAMNVFWMYGYEGTSVRLLEKEMGINQFSIYASFKNKKNLFIQALRKYREFVIKNSFQPLLQEGSGYAELEIFLRNAIVVHRTEEEKKGCLVVNTAGELGEKDPDIAREIIRHYNFVRNMLLRLLQNAVAKKEIPENTDIEKQANFFLGVLQGMSVMGKIWNKRQVKDFVEVALRQVK encoded by the coding sequence ATGCCCCGGAATAAAACATATAACGATGATCAGGTGCTTGAAAAGGCCATGAATGTTTTTTGGATGTACGGATACGAGGGCACCTCGGTACGTTTGCTGGAAAAAGAAATGGGCATCAACCAGTTTTCGATCTATGCTTCTTTTAAAAACAAGAAGAATTTGTTTATCCAGGCCCTTCGTAAATACCGTGAATTTGTTATTAAAAACAGCTTTCAGCCTTTGTTACAGGAAGGATCCGGATATGCCGAACTGGAAATTTTCTTGAGAAATGCAATTGTTGTCCATAGAACGGAGGAAGAAAAAAAGGGTTGCCTGGTCGTGAATACTGCAGGAGAGCTGGGTGAAAAAGACCCGGATATTGCGCGGGAGATTATCCGGCATTACAATTTTGTCCGAAACATGCTCCTCAGGCTATTGCAGAATGCAGTTGCAAAAAAGGAAATCCCGGAAAATACGGATATCGAAAAACAGGCAAATTTCTTTCTTGGAGTCCTGCAGGGAATGTCTGTGATGGGTAAAATATGGAATAAAAGACAGGTAAAGGATTTTGTGGAAGTGGCTTTAAGGCAGGTCAAATAA
- a CDS encoding response regulator: protein MGSEITVESEIGQGACFRFQLPYLASNFIEEDVKGEKPAASVRLSKDWILIVEDDLISRLYFQQILANHSAELIFAETGKEALLLFENHHPDVVLMDIRLPDINGLKVVQMIRKKNKKVVIIAQSAYAMPGDKDKALKAGCNDFIPKPIDSELLIEKLM from the coding sequence ATGGGTAGTGAAATTACGGTGGAATCGGAAATTGGACAGGGCGCCTGCTTCCGCTTTCAACTCCCTTATCTGGCTTCGAATTTCATCGAGGAAGATGTAAAGGGCGAAAAACCGGCTGCTTCTGTCCGGCTAAGTAAAGACTGGATACTTATTGTCGAGGATGATTTAATAAGCAGGCTCTATTTTCAGCAGATTCTGGCCAATCATTCGGCGGAATTAATTTTCGCTGAAACCGGCAAAGAAGCTTTGCTTCTTTTTGAAAACCATCATCCGGACGTCGTTTTAATGGATATCCGGCTTCCCGATATAAACGGGCTGAAAGTAGTGCAAATGATCAGGAAAAAAAACAAAAAAGTTGTCATTATTGCACAAAGTGCTTACGCCATGCCGGGTGACAAGGACAAAGCGCTGAAAGCGGGATGCAACGATTTTATCCCCAAACCCATTGATTCAGAGCTTCTCATTGAAAAACTCATGTAA